One window of Catharus ustulatus isolate bCatUst1 chromosome 3, bCatUst1.pri.v2, whole genome shotgun sequence genomic DNA carries:
- the CRLS1 gene encoding cardiolipin synthase (CMP-forming): MLAAAWLGRGSWGLLRAAARRQPGGGSGGARPLGGRPGPAACGGRRGGGVSCLAACAGPPRLLRAPAAAWRLLSGGAAPPERPPERGAAGPYAELYENPWTIPNILSMARMGLAPVLGYLIVEENFNVALGVFVLAGVTDLLDGFIARNWANQKSALGSALDPLADKILISVLYVSLTCANLIPVPLTSMIILRDAALIAAVFYVRYKTLSPPRTLSRYFNPCYATAQLKPTFISKMNTAVQLILVAASLAAPVFNYVDSIYLQTLWCITAFTTVTSAYSYYHYGRKTVQVIKNK, translated from the exons ATGTTGGCCGCcgcctggctgggcaggggctcctgggggctcctccGCGCCGCGGCGCGGAGGCAGCCgggtggcggcagcggcggcgcgaGGCCTCTGGGCGGCCGACCCGGTCCGGCGGCGTGTGGGGGCCGGCGCGGCGGGGGCGTCTCGTGCCTGGCCGCGTGTGCGGGGCCCCCGCGGCTGCTGcgcgcgcccgccgccgcctggCGCCTGCtgagcggcggggccgccccgcccgAGCGGCCCCCggagcgcggcgcggccgggcccTACGCCGAGCTG TATGAAAATCCCTGGACCATCCCAAATATCCTGTCCATGGCGAGAATGGGTCTGGCGCCAGTTTTAGGCTATTTGATTGTTGAAGAGAATTTCAACGTTGCACTCGGTGTCTTTGTCCTGGCTGGCGTGACAGACCTG TTGGACGGATTTATTGCACGGAACTGGGCTAATCAAAAATCAGCACTGGGCAGTGCTCTCGATCCCCTGGCGGATAAAATTCTCATCAGTGTGCTCTACGTGAGCCTAACTTGTGCAAATCTTATCCCAG TTCCACTGACTTCCATGATTATCCTGCGGGATGCGGCGCTCATTGCTGCAGTTTTTTACGTGCGATACAAAACTCTTTCTCCACCG AGAACACTGAGTAGGTATTTTAACCCCTGTTATGCTACTGCACAATTAAAACCAACATTCATTAGCAAG ATGAACACAGCAGTTCAGCTGATTTTGGTGGCGGCTTCTTTAGCAGCTCCTGTTTTCAATTATGTGGACAGCATATATCTGCAGACATTATG GTGCATCACAGCTTTCACAACGGTGACATCTGCCTACAGCTATTACCACTACGGCAGAAAAACTGTCCAGGTGATCAAGAACAAGTGA
- the MCM8 gene encoding DNA helicase MCM8 — MSGDVRGRGCARGRGSPGWRGGWRGGGWRGRGQKGEPKRMPEPAKSRLVQSTMDQFIPYKGWKLYFSEVYNDKSPFVQKTQAFEKFFMQRIELYDKDEIERKGSILVDYKELIQDRELTKSIPNISAELRDMPQKILQCMGLAIHQVLTKDLERHAAELQVQEGLPLDGEPIINVPLIHARVYNYEPLTQLKNVRANCYGKYIALRGTVVRVSNIKPLCTNLAFVCATCGDVQGVPLPDGKYTLPTKCLVPECRGRSFTADRSSPLTTTVDWQSVKVQELMSDDQREAGRIPRTIECELVQDLVDSCVPGDMVTITGIVKVSSTEEGASKNKNDKCIFLLYIEANSVSNSKGQKLKNFDDETFQRSFMEFSLKDLYAIQEIQAEENLFKLIVNSLCPAIYGHEIVKAGLALALFGGCQKFVDDKNRIPVRGDPHVLVVGDPGLGKSQMLQAVCNIAPRGVYVCGNTSTSSGLTVTLSKDGTSGDFALEAGALVLGDQGICGIDEFDKMGNQHQALLEAMEQQSISLAKAGIVCSLPARTSIVAAANPVGGHYNKAKTVSENLKMGSALLSRFDLVFILLDTPNEDHDHLLSEHVMAMRAGWRAACSSALVTRASSQEHSVLQATSDRPLLERLKISTGENFDAIPHQLLRKYVGYARQYVHPNLSPEAAQVLQEFYLELRKQNQGADSTPITTRQLESLIRLTEARSRLELREKSTKEDAEDVIEIMKYSMLGTYSDEFGKLHFERSQHGSGMSNRSQAKRFVSALNSIAERTYNNLFDLQQLRHLARELQIRVSDFDSFIGSLNDQGYLLKKGSRVYQLQTM; from the exons ATGAGCGGCGACGTCAGGGGCAGGGGATGCGCCCGAGGCAGAGGCTCCCCGGGGTGGcgaggaggatggagaggaggaggatggcgAGGCAGAGGACAGAAGGGAGAGCCCAAAAGGATGCCCGAACCTG caAAATCTCGACTAGTCCAATCAACGATGGACCAATTTATTCCCTATAAGGGCTGGAAACTTTATTTCTCTGAAG TTTACAATGACAAGTCTCCTTTTGTCCAGAAGACTCAAGCCTTTGAAAAGTTTTTCATGCAGCGCATTGAGCTTTATGACAAG gatgaaatagaaagaaaaggaagcattCTTGTGGATTATAAGGAGCTAATCCAGGACAGAGAGCTGACTAAATCAATACCAAATATATCTGCTGAACTAAGGGATATGCCTcagaaaatactgcagtgtATGGGCCTGGCCATTCATCAG GTCCTCACCAAGGACCTGGAGAGACAcgcagcagagctgcaggtgcaggaggGATTGCCCCTGGATGGGGAACCTATCATAAATGTGCCTCTCATCCATGCCAG GGTGTACAACTATGAGCCTCTAACCCAGCTGAAAAACGTGAGGGCCAACTGCTATGGCAAATACATCGCCCTGCGCGGCACCGTGGTGAGGGTCAGCAACATCAAACCCCTGTGCACCAACCTGGCCTTCGTCTGTGCCACCTGTGGGGATGTGCAGGGTGTTCCTCTCCCTGATGGGAAGTACACCCTTCCCACCAAG TGCCTTGTTCCCGAGTGCCGGGGCCGGTCCTTCACAGCTGACAGGAGCTCTCCTCTAACCACCACAGTGGACTGGCAGTCTGTCAA GGTGCAGGAGCTCATGTCGGACGACCAGCGGGAAGCAGGACGGATCCCGCGCACCATCGAGTGCGAGCTGGTGCAGGATCTCGTGGACAGCTGCGTCCCAGGAGACATGGTCACAATCACAGGCATAGTCAAGGTGTCAAGCACTGAGGAAG GAGCTTCTAAAAATAAGAATGACAAGTGTATATTCTTATTGTACATTGAGGCAAACTCTGTCAGCAACAGTAAAGGACAAAAACTGAAGAATTTTGATGATGAGACTTTCCAGAGATCGTTCATGGAGTTTTCCCTTAAAGACCTCTATGCTATCCAAGAAATTCAAGCTGAGGAAAACCTGTTCAAGCTCATTGTGAA CTCTCTCTGTCCTGCAATTTATGGCCATGAG ATTGTGAAGGCAGGTTTGGCCCTGGCCTTGTTTGGAGGATGCCAGAAGTTTGTGGATGACAAGAACAGAATCCCAGTGCGAGGAGATCCACATGTTCTGGTTGTTGGAGATCCTGGATTAGGAAAAAGTCAAATGTTGCAA GCCGTGTGTAACATCGCTCCTCGAGGTGTGTATGTTTGTGGTAATACTTCCACCAGCTCTGGCCTGACTGTTACACTGTCCAAAGATGGCACTTCTGGAGATTTTGCCTTGGAAGCTGGTGCCTTAGTGCTTGGAGATCAAG GAATTTGTGGAATAGATGAATTTGATAAGATGGGAAACCAGCACCAGGCTTTGTTGGAAGCCATGGAACAGCAGAGCATCAGCCTGGCCAAGGCTGGCATTGTTTGCAGTCTGCCAGCTCGGACATCCATTGTTGCTGCAGCAAACCCCGTTGGAGGACATTATAATAAAGCCAAAACTGTGTCAGAGAACCTAAA GATGGGGAGTGCTCTGCTGTCAAGATTTGATCTGGTGTTCATCCTGCTGGACACGCCGAACGAGGACCACGACCACCTGCTGTCCGAGCACGTGATGGCCATGCGGGCCGGCTGGCGCGCAGCCTGCAGCAGCGCCCTGGTCACCCGGGCCAGCTCCCAGGAGCACTCTGTCCTCCAGGCCACCTCTGACCGACCCCTGCTCGAGAGGCTCAAG ATCTCAACAGGAGAAAACTTTGATGCCATTCCCCATCAGCTGCTGAGGAAGTACGTCGGATATGCTCGGCAGTATGTGCACCCAAACTTATCTCCAGAGGCTGCACAAGTCCTCCAGGAATTCTACCTCGAGCTCCGGAAACAGAACCAAGGAGCAGACAGCACCCCAATCACCACGAGGCAGCTGGAATCCTTGATCCGACTGACAGAG gcACGATCAAGGCTGGAATTAAGAGAGAAATCTACCAAGGAAGATGCTGAGGATGTAATAGAGATAATGAAATACAG CATGCTGGGGACCTACTCGGATGAGTTTGGAAAATTGCACTTTGAGCGTTCCCAGCACGGGTCTGGGATGAGCAATCGGTCCCAGGCCAAGAGATTCGTGTCTGCCCTGAACAGCATTGCAGAGAGGACCTACAACAACCTCTTtgacctgcagcagctgcggcACCTCGCCAGGGAGCTGCAGATACGG GTTTCTGATTTTGATAGCTTTATTGGATCCCTAAACGATCAGGGTTATCTTTTGAAAAAAGGTTCAAGAGTTTATCAGCTTCAGACCATGTGA